In a genomic window of Halostella litorea:
- a CDS encoding ParB/RepB/Spo0J family partition protein gives MDVKEVDPNELEIDPVNERRENVGPQQDDESLVDSIREQGVIQPPITREDNGTYKVVIGQRRTLAAQTAGVERIPIVVVDYDDQEAIAASVTENVDAFKKSVSRTDRAAAVQRLMDMNDWTIREVADYLGVGTGTVDDWLERTRDEWEGTSVHVDSAGDDGTSETQTEVESPDEGANEINAEFDEVDDKSVSAIRRVTGGGEEGEQMVKKVAEKDLSQSQVLEATKRARRGEELDEVVEEMAQKRQERKGEIRVNVSVTFTGDYGEGLREAAREMGTSEENVVRGAIERYLEDEGYL, from the coding sequence ATGGACGTCAAAGAGGTCGACCCTAACGAACTGGAGATCGATCCGGTGAACGAGCGGCGAGAGAACGTGGGCCCACAGCAGGACGACGAATCGCTCGTGGACAGCATTCGGGAGCAGGGAGTGATTCAGCCTCCGATTACGCGAGAAGACAACGGCACATACAAGGTCGTAATCGGACAGCGTCGAACCTTAGCCGCCCAGACAGCCGGTGTTGAGCGCATTCCGATCGTCGTCGTCGACTACGATGATCAGGAAGCGATAGCGGCCAGTGTCACTGAGAACGTGGACGCGTTCAAGAAATCCGTCTCTCGCACCGACCGTGCTGCTGCAGTCCAACGGCTGATGGACATGAACGACTGGACGATCCGGGAGGTAGCAGACTATCTCGGAGTCGGTACTGGGACGGTCGATGACTGGCTCGAACGGACTCGCGACGAGTGGGAAGGAACAAGTGTCCACGTCGATAGTGCTGGCGACGACGGAACGTCTGAGACTCAGACCGAGGTCGAGTCGCCAGATGAGGGAGCGAACGAGATTAACGCTGAGTTCGATGAAGTCGACGATAAGTCGGTATCAGCGATTCGCCGTGTAACCGGTGGCGGCGAAGAAGGTGAGCAGATGGTGAAGAAGGTCGCCGAGAAGGATCTGAGTCAGTCGCAGGTTCTCGAAGCCACGAAGCGTGCCCGCCGTGGCGAGGAACTCGACGAAGTCGTCGAAGAGATGGCTCAGAAGCGACAAGAGCGTAAGGGTGAGATTCGGGTGAATGTGAGCGTCACGTTCACTGGCGACTACGGTGAGGGGCTCCGAGAGGCAGCCCGAGAGATGGGTACCTCTGAGGAGAACGTTGTTCGTGGAGCCATCGAACGGTATCTCGAAGACGAAGGCTACCTGTAA
- a CDS encoding site-specific integrase, with protein sequence MQIESTGNGHKVWLTPDEYEQLREYAANRPLDEPDKSSPKHHATVLLGGKVGLRAQEIAEMRYEHVRKDDEGYYRLRVPESAGKDTTGGGGKARDAWIPTDVERDLLEIRFELERDDDERLLGVEKSRVRQIVRDLGDEMAEETGNPDWERLSSHDLRRFFAQSLLVRENANIHTVMAVGGWSSPDALAPYLAQPTEQQIRDEMVAAGWD encoded by the coding sequence ATGCAGATCGAATCCACAGGGAACGGCCACAAGGTGTGGCTCACTCCCGACGAGTACGAACAGCTCCGCGAGTACGCCGCCAACAGGCCTCTCGACGAACCCGACAAGTCCAGCCCGAAACACCACGCCACCGTTCTGCTCGGTGGGAAGGTCGGCCTCCGCGCGCAGGAGATTGCCGAAATGCGCTACGAACACGTCCGCAAGGACGACGAGGGGTACTACCGCCTCCGCGTCCCCGAATCCGCCGGCAAGGACACGACCGGAGGTGGCGGCAAAGCGCGGGACGCGTGGATTCCGACCGACGTCGAACGCGACCTCCTCGAGATCCGCTTCGAACTGGAACGCGACGACGATGAACGGCTTCTCGGAGTCGAGAAGAGCCGCGTCCGACAGATTGTCCGCGACCTCGGCGACGAGATGGCCGAGGAGACCGGCAATCCCGACTGGGAACGGCTCAGTAGCCACGACCTCCGCCGGTTCTTCGCGCAGAGTCTCCTCGTGCGCGAGAACGCCAACATCCACACCGTGATGGCAGTCGGCGGCTGGTCGTCACCCGACGCCCTCGCGCCCTACCTTGCACAGCCGACCGAGCAGCAGATCCGCGACGAAATGGTGGCCGCCGGCTGGGACTGA
- a CDS encoding restriction endonuclease has product MSSKTDPELPNRDETDGRGPGAGNWWEVEVRDAYRDWGWDAARGAVVWGHEVDVVAANPNAPGSKRVIQCKDWGTTPVTPRVLWRLITMGHTVGAQPVLATTAELTDSAERIARHWRVRILTPIEIVGECDEEPRPPRPLKDWLDGETIEQRGNSEWDCRLADSHADQLLREGQRYAHLGPSYSR; this is encoded by the coding sequence ATGTCGTCAAAGACAGACCCGGAACTACCGAACCGAGACGAAACCGATGGGAGAGGCCCCGGAGCCGGGAACTGGTGGGAAGTCGAAGTCCGAGACGCGTACCGTGACTGGGGCTGGGACGCAGCACGAGGCGCGGTGGTGTGGGGCCACGAAGTCGACGTCGTCGCCGCCAATCCCAACGCACCCGGCTCGAAGCGGGTGATCCAGTGTAAGGACTGGGGAACGACGCCGGTGACGCCACGAGTGCTGTGGCGCCTGATTACGATGGGGCACACGGTTGGCGCACAACCTGTGCTGGCCACGACTGCGGAACTGACCGACAGCGCGGAACGAATTGCCCGACACTGGCGCGTGCGGATCCTCACCCCCATCGAGATCGTCGGCGAATGCGACGAGGAACCACGACCGCCGAGACCGCTGAAGGACTGGTTGGACGGCGAAACGATCGAACAGAGAGGCAACTCGGAGTGGGACTGCCGTCTCGCAGATAGTCACGCAGACCAGCTGCTTCGCGAGGGACAGCGGTACGCACACCTCGGCCCGAGCTACTCACGGTAG